CACGTACTGGCCTGGAAGAATGGCATACTTGATTTTACAGGAAGAAGTCTTCAGTCTATCATGAAAGACATTGAAAGATGGTACGATATCGATGTGGAATACAAAGGAGCAATTCCGGATCTTAAACTAAAAGGAGAAATGGACCGGGGCGTTCGATTGGATGACCTGATACGGATCTTAGAGCAATATGGATTACAGACCCAACTGGAAGGAAGAAAACTGATCATCGCAGAAAAAAAATAACCTTATGTAAAACCCTATACCCACTACCCAAACAAAAACCGGAAGTGCTTGAGACCACTTCCGGAAGGATGTTCAGGGTAACAGTAAAAAAGAAGCCTGATAGGACTGCTTATTACATCACCCAAACCAAACAAAGTTATGAAATTTTGTTCGTCGTTGGCATGCCCTCAGAATGCCAGCTTCCCTCCGGCTTCCAGGCTGAAGAGGGGAATTACCAAAACCCTGTTAGTAATGAAGCTAACTGTATTTCTTCTTACTGCCGCCTTCCTCAATGTTGCGGCCAAAGGTTTGTCTCAGCAAGTCACTTTCACCGGGAAGAATGTTTCGTTGGAAGAGGTGATCGCTGTTGTGAAAAAACAAACGGGTTATTTTTTTCTTTACAAGGAAGATGCACTGGCCAATGCAAAACCAGTAACAGTGAAAGCGAATAATATGCCGCTCACAGAATTCCTGGATATTGTTTTCCGCAACCAGCAATTGAAATATTCGATCAACAGCAAAACGATCAATATCTACCCGTCTCCAATTGATGGCGCACATCTTCTCCCGCCTTCGGAAAAGCCAGCTGGAGAACTGGTGCTTTATCCGCCTCCGGTAAAGATCCAGATCACAGATTCCGCTGGTTTGCCGCTTTCCGGTGCCACCGTTGTGGTACAAAGCAATAAGAGCTCAGGGATGACAGACGCGAAGGGATTTGTGAATCTCACCCTCCAGGCAGGTGATGTATTGCTTGTTTCTTTTGTTGGTTTTGAAACACGAAGGATCACGGTGAACAGTGAGGCCATCAATCGTGGCACACTCTCCATAGTAATGCAGCGCGATGTGGCCGATCTGCATGAGATTGTTGTAGAAGTGAATACAGGCTATCAGCGCATCCGCCCGGAACATAGTACCGGCGCCATTTCCAGGATCAGCACGAAAGAATTTGAGTCGAGGGTCAGTACCAATTTCCTGGATGGACTGGTGAACAGATTGCCCGGACTTATGATCAACAATGATGTGAACTTTGTCAGTGACGGAGGCTCTTCTTCCAGACCTCTGTTCAATATCCGTGGTATTTCCACCATGTCTGCCAACCAGAACCCCTTGATAGTGGTGGATGGCTATCCAACGGAGCTCACGCTGAACATGATCGATCCCAACGAAATCAAATCTGTTACCATACTGAAAGACGCAGCGGCTGCTACGGTATATGGAGTAAGAGCCTCCAACGGTGTGATCGTGATTGAAAGGAAGCAGGCCGCACAAGGTAAGCCCCGCTTCGCTTTTCGCGCAACAGGGGCCATCACGCCGGAAGAGAATTATGGTCGCTACCGATGGGCGGATGATGCATCATCTATCGTTACCAACTACCAGAAAACAACACTGGCAACCAGCGTCAATGCAAACTCATGGGCACAGATGTCTGCTCCAAACACCGGATCCGTAAGACGTTCGAAAGCATTTTACATTTTGGCGCAGCAGGCAGCAAAAATCATTACACCTGAACAGGCTGCGGGCTCTTTCGCCGAAATGGAGAATTACGATAACACTGATGATTATAAAAGATTATTCCTCCGTCCGGCATTCACGCAAACCTACAACTTCAATGTATCCGGAGGTAGCGCCAATGCACTCTATTATATTACTGCAAACTATACAGGCAATAAGCTCTCACAGATCAGGAATGCGAATGACAGGTTACTGCTCTCTGCGAGAAGCACATTGAAGTTCTCCAGAAAGCTATCCCTTGAATTGACCACGGATTACCAGGAGGATAACGTCAATGCATCGCCTGTGCCTGGCATCTCGGAAATTGCGCCTTTTGAACATTTCCAGGATGTGAATGGCAATCCTTCCTTCATCTGGGGACGAAGTATTTCACCTTACCTGAACAATGTGATGCTGTCTCAGGGATTGGCCGATAATCTGTATTATCCATTGGTAGACGTGAACGAGATCAGTAATAAGAACCATACCGTCAATAATAAATTCATAGCCAATTTCAATTATGCCATTGGAGGCGGTTTCGATCTGATGTTTGGAGGGATTTATGAAACCTCACGTTCGGACGCCCGATATTTCGCTACGGAATTGTCTTCCGTGGCAAGGGATTATGTGAACAGTTATGTAACACGCGATGTAGATGGCACGCTCAAATACAATGTTCCCAAGGGCGGATTCCTGCGTGAGCAATCTGCTACAACATCCAGCTACACTGCAAGGGCTCAATTGAACTATAATAAAAAGTTTGGTCAGCATACCTTCAATGGAATAGCAGGAGCGGAACTGAGGAACCTCATCAACAAAAGTAATCTGGGTTCTTATTTCGGTTATAACGATGAAACCCTGCAGCATCAACCAGTTGACCTGTATTCCATCAATACCGGGGCTATCAGGGGGATATTTCAACTGGGCTCACCCTGGGAAAGACAATATAGTAGTTTGTACAATCAGCAGTACACGGAGGACAGATTTATTTCAGGATATTCCAACCTGGTTTATTCGTTCAGGAATATCTATAGCTTATCCGGAAGTATCCGGATAGACCAGTCCAATCTTTTCGGCACCAATCCGAAATATAAGTACAAACCGCTATGGTCGCTGGGAGCGATCTGGAATATAGACAGAGAGGATTTTATGAAGGATGTGGATTGGGTGAAAATGCTCCGTCTGCGCACGGCATATGGCTTCAACGGGAACGTGGCTAAGATGTCGCTGCCCCAGGTGATAGCCGAGGCTGCCATGAATCCATATACTTCGCCCTCCAGCCCTTCCCTTAAGTTGTATTCTTATGCCAACAGCAGCCTGCGATGGGAGCAAACAAACAGCTTCAACGTTGGCGTGGATTATGAGTTCTCGAATAAGATCAGGGGCTCTATCGATTATTACAGGAAGAAAAGTATCGATCTGCTCGCCGATGCTCAGATCGATCCCACAATCGGTACCAGCCCTTCTCTGATCAACAGGGCCACCATCAAGAATAATGGTATCGAGTTTGGGCTGAATGCGGATTGGATCCATACTAAAAATTTCAACTGGAATACTGGAATCGTAGTGGCACGCAATACCAGCATGGTGCTGGATGTTTACCAGAAAACGAATTTCGGACCACAAACCCTTAACTCGGTAGGATACGTGAAAGGCTACCCGGTTGGTGCAATGTTTGCTTACCGGTATGCCGGACTGGATACTGCCGGTTATTCGCTGATCAGAAGTAATAGCGGAAAACTCTATCATACAAATGACAGCAGGCCACAATCACCTGCAACGATCGCCATGAATAGCGACACTGCCGGTGTCTCCTACTATATGGGACCTTCCATTCCAACCATCAATGCAGGCTTGAGCAACCGGATCGATATCGGCAACATGTATATCTTCTGCATGATCAACTACTACGGAGGATTCAAAGTAAGAGTGCCCAGGCCCAACCCTTCAGCATTAAGACCGTTGGAAGGCGCAGGCGATTACTGGAAAGTGAAAGGCGATGAAAACAGAACGGATGTGATGGGACTGGCTGCCTACAGCAGTTTCAACTCCAACAACGCATACAATTACGCAGACAAATACGTGGTGAACGGAGATTATATCACGCTGGCTGATCTTACTGTCTCCTATAGTTTCGACAATCTCAGATTCGTGAAAAAAGCAGGCTTCACTCATTTTGAAGTAAAAGCACAGGCATCGAATATTTTCA
This portion of the Pseudobacter ginsenosidimutans genome encodes:
- a CDS encoding SusC/RagA family TonB-linked outer membrane protein; translation: MKLTVFLLTAAFLNVAAKGLSQQVTFTGKNVSLEEVIAVVKKQTGYFFLYKEDALANAKPVTVKANNMPLTEFLDIVFRNQQLKYSINSKTINIYPSPIDGAHLLPPSEKPAGELVLYPPPVKIQITDSAGLPLSGATVVVQSNKSSGMTDAKGFVNLTLQAGDVLLVSFVGFETRRITVNSEAINRGTLSIVMQRDVADLHEIVVEVNTGYQRIRPEHSTGAISRISTKEFESRVSTNFLDGLVNRLPGLMINNDVNFVSDGGSSSRPLFNIRGISTMSANQNPLIVVDGYPTELTLNMIDPNEIKSVTILKDAAAATVYGVRASNGVIVIERKQAAQGKPRFAFRATGAITPEENYGRYRWADDASSIVTNYQKTTLATSVNANSWAQMSAPNTGSVRRSKAFYILAQQAAKIITPEQAAGSFAEMENYDNTDDYKRLFLRPAFTQTYNFNVSGGSANALYYITANYTGNKLSQIRNANDRLLLSARSTLKFSRKLSLELTTDYQEDNVNASPVPGISEIAPFEHFQDVNGNPSFIWGRSISPYLNNVMLSQGLADNLYYPLVDVNEISNKNHTVNNKFIANFNYAIGGGFDLMFGGIYETSRSDARYFATELSSVARDYVNSYVTRDVDGTLKYNVPKGGFLREQSATTSSYTARAQLNYNKKFGQHTFNGIAGAELRNLINKSNLGSYFGYNDETLQHQPVDLYSINTGAIRGIFQLGSPWERQYSSLYNQQYTEDRFISGYSNLVYSFRNIYSLSGSIRIDQSNLFGTNPKYKYKPLWSLGAIWNIDREDFMKDVDWVKMLRLRTAYGFNGNVAKMSLPQVIAEAAMNPYTSPSSPSLKLYSYANSSLRWEQTNSFNVGVDYEFSNKIRGSIDYYRKKSIDLLADAQIDPTIGTSPSLINRATIKNNGIEFGLNADWIHTKNFNWNTGIVVARNTSMVLDVYQKTNFGPQTLNSVGYVKGYPVGAMFAYRYAGLDTAGYSLIRSNSGKLYHTNDSRPQSPATIAMNSDTAGVSYYMGPSIPTINAGLSNRIDIGNMYIFCMINYYGGFKVRVPRPNPSALRPLEGAGDYWKVKGDENRTDVMGLAAYSSFNSNNAYNYADKYVVNGDYITLADLTVSYSFDNLRFVKKAGFTHFEVKAQASNIFTVGLNDYNYSMATRSYEKPFLTPTYTLAIFTNF